Proteins encoded together in one Longimicrobium terrae window:
- a CDS encoding glycosyltransferase, whose product MFRVDRDGGTLSVTVPRNAIDAELLRQSAASVNGGAHARVVEDGAAVVVEVTAGDGAAAGAAASALFGRANGYPAFPAGTLEGFRNAERPVVSCIVLLPFNDLFARHVLLPSIIHSSRGHDIEIIVVLAGFGVDREPFQHLRMAESEMACISKGYNLGVEMARGEYVALFHDDCYVADPEWIGRALAALADPGVGAVTPELDSWFGLPVAKGVPLVMRRRDWREVGGYDEYYFVGVEDMDLTCALRARGQRVERLDVRYAHLRGMGSSLVAHESPHQLKQLFGYQVLPRTAIAGVHRDAMQRLVSQPFIRFLEGQYHLHFLEKFGDFLADNGVDVPMRREMYAHMRHPHLLTPAVAYASNREKLLDAYREMMNVDELARPV is encoded by the coding sequence ATGTTCCGGGTTGATCGGGACGGAGGCACCCTTTCCGTCACCGTTCCGCGCAACGCGATCGACGCGGAGCTGCTGCGCCAGTCCGCCGCCTCCGTCAACGGTGGCGCGCACGCGCGCGTGGTGGAAGATGGCGCCGCGGTGGTGGTGGAAGTGACGGCGGGCGACGGTGCCGCGGCGGGCGCGGCGGCCAGCGCGCTCTTCGGGCGGGCGAACGGCTATCCGGCGTTTCCCGCGGGGACGCTGGAGGGTTTTCGCAACGCGGAGCGGCCGGTGGTTTCGTGCATCGTCCTGCTGCCGTTCAACGACCTGTTCGCGCGGCACGTGCTGCTCCCCAGCATCATCCACAGCAGCCGCGGGCACGACATCGAGATCATCGTGGTGCTGGCCGGCTTCGGCGTGGACCGTGAGCCTTTTCAGCATCTGCGGATGGCGGAATCGGAGATGGCGTGCATCAGCAAGGGCTACAACCTGGGCGTGGAGATGGCGCGCGGGGAGTACGTGGCCCTGTTCCACGACGACTGCTACGTGGCGGATCCGGAGTGGATCGGCCGCGCGCTCGCCGCGCTGGCGGACCCCGGCGTGGGCGCGGTGACGCCGGAGCTGGATTCGTGGTTCGGCCTGCCGGTGGCCAAGGGCGTTCCGCTGGTAATGCGGCGGCGCGACTGGCGGGAAGTGGGCGGATACGACGAGTACTACTTCGTGGGCGTGGAAGACATGGACCTCACCTGCGCCCTGCGCGCGCGCGGCCAGCGGGTGGAGCGCCTGGACGTGCGGTACGCGCACCTGCGGGGGATGGGCTCCAGCCTGGTCGCGCACGAGTCGCCGCACCAGCTCAAGCAGCTCTTTGGATACCAGGTGCTGCCGCGCACCGCCATCGCCGGAGTGCACCGCGACGCCATGCAGCGCCTGGTTTCGCAGCCGTTCATCCGCTTTCTGGAGGGGCAGTACCACCTCCACTTTCTGGAAAAGTTCGGCGATTTCCTGGCGGACAACGGGGTGGATGTGCCGATGCGGCGGGAGATGTATGCCCACATGCGCCACCCGCACCTGCTGACCCCCGCCGTGGCCTACGCCTCCAATCGCGAAAAGCTGCTGGATGCCTATCGCGAGATGATGAACGTGGACGAACTCGCGCGTCCTGTCTGA
- a CDS encoding Dyp-type peroxidase — MSPRIATSALFGAPETGGASAASLSGLLGRTVSLDEARRMTAVQGNILFPHGRRAGRHLLFRFTAAEGARRWLAAFAHEAASSVPAELRARERGAAGEHAGPFAGVALSAAGYEALGLEPPADRAFRKGMKRAWLNDRPEQEWEPGYQGDVHALLVLADDDGAALDAMAARWMEGDGVQLVADERGEELGGDREHFGFRDNISQPLFIDPDIEAAQREAGGARMWDPATPLGVVLAADPHAPGEYGSYLAYRKLEQDVDAFHAGTRALAGSLGVDEALAGALVIGRFADGTPVTLADQPGLGPVNDFDYAGERGDRCPFASHVRRSNPRGELDDLSETEDLVNRIARRSMPYGRPGDPAVGMLFLCFQSDIGRQFELIQNNWLNYPHFPRVQVGPDPIAGQRNSWDATPGQRWDTAWRPETGGAAFRFAECVRCRGGEYFFAPSLPFLHSLESA; from the coding sequence ATGTCACCTCGCATCGCGACCTCCGCCCTGTTCGGCGCGCCAGAAACGGGCGGCGCATCCGCGGCCTCCCTCTCCGGGCTGCTGGGGCGGACCGTTTCGCTGGACGAGGCGCGACGCATGACGGCGGTGCAGGGCAACATCCTGTTTCCGCACGGCCGGCGGGCGGGTCGCCACCTGCTGTTCCGCTTCACGGCGGCGGAAGGCGCGCGGCGCTGGCTGGCGGCGTTTGCGCACGAGGCCGCGTCGTCCGTCCCCGCGGAACTCCGGGCGCGGGAACGCGGCGCGGCGGGGGAGCACGCCGGTCCGTTCGCCGGGGTGGCGCTTTCCGCCGCGGGATACGAGGCACTGGGGCTGGAGCCGCCGGCGGACCGTGCCTTTCGCAAGGGGATGAAGCGCGCCTGGCTGAATGACCGGCCGGAGCAGGAGTGGGAGCCCGGCTACCAGGGCGACGTGCACGCGCTGCTGGTGCTGGCGGATGACGACGGCGCCGCGCTGGACGCTATGGCGGCGCGGTGGATGGAGGGCGACGGCGTGCAGCTCGTGGCCGACGAGCGCGGCGAGGAACTGGGCGGGGACCGGGAGCACTTCGGCTTTCGCGACAACATCAGCCAGCCGCTGTTCATCGACCCGGACATAGAGGCGGCCCAGCGCGAGGCAGGCGGGGCGCGGATGTGGGATCCGGCCACCCCGCTGGGCGTGGTGCTGGCGGCGGACCCGCACGCGCCGGGCGAGTACGGCAGCTACCTGGCGTACCGCAAGCTGGAGCAGGACGTGGACGCGTTCCATGCGGGGACGCGCGCGCTGGCCGGGTCGCTGGGCGTGGACGAGGCGCTGGCGGGCGCGCTGGTGATCGGCCGGTTCGCGGACGGCACGCCGGTGACGCTGGCGGACCAGCCTGGGCTGGGGCCGGTGAACGACTTCGACTACGCGGGCGAGCGCGGCGACCGCTGCCCCTTCGCCAGCCACGTGCGCCGCTCCAACCCGCGCGGCGAGCTGGACGACCTTTCGGAGACGGAGGACCTGGTGAACCGCATCGCGCGGCGCAGCATGCCGTACGGGCGCCCGGGCGATCCCGCGGTCGGCATGCTGTTTCTCTGCTTTCAATCCGACATCGGGCGCCAGTTCGAGCTGATTCAGAACAACTGGCTCAACTATCCGCACTTTCCCCGCGTGCAGGTGGGGCCGGACCCCATCGCCGGGCAGCGCAACTCGTGGGACGCCACCCCCGGCCAGCGCTGGGACACCGCGTGGCGCCCGGAAACCGGCGGCGCCGCCTTCCGCTTTGCCGAGTGCGTGCGGTGCCGCGGCGGCGAGTACTTCTTTGCCCCCAGCCTCCCCTTCCTGCACTCGCTGGAGTCCGCATGA
- a CDS encoding carbamoyltransferase produces MNILGINAAFHDSSACLLIDGKVVAAAEEERFTRIKHHKRPRPFQSHALPFRAMHYCLGAGGLTLGDVDHVAYAFDPFPLVQRAGNAPVLRLPQTESEAGQGRGFDPWTSVFLAGITGAPLLLAEDLPWELQDRLSGPPPPFRFVPHHVAHAASAYHPSPYEDAAVLTLDGYGGDATTTYWHGTGAELRPLGGVDLPHSLGLMYENVTAFLGYQRSSDEYKVMSMAASGRPVYLDAFREAIRLDGNGCYRTDLRALEGRLGAPRRRGEPLEQRHFDVAASLQEALEEAVLQLAAWLHAATGADALCAAGGVALNCKLNGRLRVDGPFRRMWVQPAAGDAGTALGAALHLHAELGGGRAWRMDHAYLGPGASDGEIETVLRRAGVAYRRMDDVAGETAAVLADEKLIGWFQGRMEFGPRALGARSILASPRHAGTRDRLNAVKSREAYQPVAPMVPLESASEWFVEGDDSPYMLFVGRVREDRQHQIPAVRHGDGTARVQTVRREINPRLHGLLRAFEARTGVPVLANTSFNLREEPVVCTPSDALRTYFTSPLDALVLGSFLLEKPAPTVQS; encoded by the coding sequence ATGAACATTCTGGGCATCAACGCCGCCTTTCACGACTCGTCCGCGTGCCTGCTGATCGACGGAAAGGTGGTCGCGGCGGCGGAGGAGGAGCGGTTCACCCGCATCAAGCATCACAAGCGGCCGCGTCCTTTTCAGTCACACGCGCTGCCGTTCCGCGCCATGCACTACTGCCTGGGCGCGGGCGGCCTCACGCTGGGCGACGTGGATCACGTGGCGTACGCGTTCGATCCTTTTCCGCTCGTGCAGCGGGCGGGAAATGCGCCGGTGCTGCGCCTTCCGCAGACGGAGAGCGAGGCGGGGCAAGGGCGCGGCTTCGATCCGTGGACCAGCGTGTTTCTGGCGGGAATCACCGGTGCGCCGCTGCTGCTGGCGGAGGATCTGCCGTGGGAGCTGCAGGACCGGCTCTCCGGCCCGCCGCCGCCGTTCCGCTTCGTGCCGCATCACGTGGCCCACGCGGCCAGCGCCTATCATCCTTCTCCGTATGAGGATGCGGCCGTGCTCACGCTGGACGGCTACGGCGGCGACGCCACCACCACCTACTGGCACGGCACGGGCGCGGAGCTGCGGCCGCTGGGCGGCGTGGACCTGCCGCATTCGCTGGGGCTGATGTACGAGAACGTGACCGCATTCCTGGGCTATCAGCGGTCTTCGGACGAGTACAAGGTGATGTCGATGGCGGCATCCGGACGTCCGGTGTACCTGGACGCCTTTCGCGAGGCGATCCGCCTGGACGGGAACGGCTGCTACCGCACCGATCTGCGCGCGTTGGAAGGCCGGCTGGGCGCCCCGCGGCGCCGGGGCGAACCGCTGGAGCAGCGGCACTTTGACGTGGCCGCCTCGCTTCAGGAGGCGCTGGAAGAGGCCGTCCTGCAGCTGGCGGCGTGGCTGCACGCGGCCACCGGGGCGGATGCGCTCTGCGCGGCGGGCGGGGTGGCGCTCAACTGCAAGCTCAACGGGCGCCTGCGTGTGGATGGGCCGTTCCGGCGGATGTGGGTGCAGCCCGCCGCGGGCGACGCGGGCACGGCGCTGGGGGCCGCGCTGCACCTGCACGCGGAACTCGGCGGCGGGCGCGCGTGGCGGATGGACCACGCGTATCTCGGCCCCGGCGCGTCGGATGGGGAGATCGAGACGGTGCTGCGCCGCGCGGGCGTGGCGTACCGGCGCATGGACGACGTGGCGGGCGAAACGGCCGCGGTGCTCGCGGATGAAAAGCTGATCGGGTGGTTCCAGGGACGGATGGAATTCGGGCCGCGGGCACTGGGGGCGCGCTCCATCCTGGCCTCGCCCCGCCACGCCGGCACGCGCGACCGGCTGAACGCGGTCAAGTCGCGCGAGGCGTATCAGCCCGTGGCGCCCATGGTGCCGCTGGAGTCGGCTTCGGAGTGGTTCGTGGAGGGGGATGACTCGCCCTACATGCTCTTCGTGGGCCGCGTGCGCGAGGACCGGCAGCACCAGATTCCCGCCGTGCGCCACGGAGACGGCACCGCGCGCGTGCAGACGGTGCGGCGGGAGATCAACCCGCGGCTGCACGGACTTCTGCGCGCGTTCGAGGCGCGAACCGGTGTGCCTGTACTGGCGAACACCTCGTTCAACCTGCGCGAGGAACCCGTCGTCTGCACGCCGTCGGACGCGCTGCGCACCTATTTTACGTCGCCGCTGGATGCGCTGGTGCTCGGCTCGTTTCTGCTGGAGAAGCCCGCACCGACCGTGCAGTCGTGA
- a CDS encoding nitrile hydratase subunit alpha: protein MAHEARRQVEQGLYELAERDPEFRAKLQSDPKGALSQMFGGELPADLKVQVHQEDANTIHIVLPNRTPVAGTQNSVGSAAVTYCSGCSGSWSTCGYELTCYGPTCSSS from the coding sequence ATGGCACACGAAGCACGCAGGCAGGTGGAGCAGGGGCTGTACGAACTCGCGGAGCGTGATCCGGAGTTCCGCGCCAAGCTGCAGTCCGATCCCAAGGGCGCGCTGTCGCAGATGTTCGGCGGCGAGCTGCCGGCCGACCTCAAGGTGCAGGTGCACCAGGAGGACGCCAACACCATCCACATCGTGCTGCCCAACCGCACGCCGGTGGCCGGTACGCAGAACTCGGTGGGCAGCGCCGCGGTCACGTACTGCAGCGGCTGCTCCGGCAGCTGGAGCACGTGCGGGTACGAGCTGACCTGCTACGGCCCCACCTGCAGCAGCAGCTGA
- the lanM gene encoding type 2 lanthipeptide synthetase LanM encodes MTIAEPHPAAAASSGNGMDDEELRAVAAAAAPLFERLDGAYEPVGTADDVAPARLAEWRRAVAGDDPERFRRRLAWDGLDEARVLPVLGSVRLRDGVPLPAWADDLRVMLAAGDADTAPAFVDADAPIAFQDALAPFVTAASAKVQERVDFGGFTSEARGRVERALLQRLFTVAGPVLLQEFNIFRHPRLSALDRLFQVATGRIGREVYAAFVAELRAGGWRALLVRHPVLARLMSVVWRHWIDATVEMVERLRADAPALETAFGARGAVTGVHTGLSDAHRGGRSVSILTFSSGARVVYKPRDVAGERVWAELLAAFQDAAPAGGLRPAQVIDRGGYGWMECVESATCDTQAEADAYHERLGILLALTYALGTNDCHYENLVASGAHPVLVDLETLLHPVVDPRLPGAPSRVRLDESVLRTGFLPYWMGTEAGLAFDVSGLGAVDAQPSRRPVPEWRRPNTDLMELALEHREREPGPNAPTLRGQPLLPEHFQDAISRGFRAGYHAAAERLPALLPRLEPLRVRMVIRPTYAYYLAMQAAATPDALRDGVLRSIRLDGLVGDYLAFDAPPANWPALAAERIALEVQDAPHFTAAATDAALETELGPLDGVILRPALDDVRARLARMGADDLGVQVGTVLASLDTRTEMESHAPSTAPASGSVAVPPLSGDELLAQALEIGAALRRAAIRGVDGTPYWLSLRRNAALGKFRIEVSGPDLFEGRAGIALFFAALARATGDAEARSTATELLHALAAEVDAVAAAPDRLGVPQHGLAGMAGLAYALPRAAGLLNAPALAHAPVERLLDVLEPASLLDSRSFDLIGGGAGTLLSLLGAGDRALPFAAACGDALLEGRVRMADGRRAWPTLENRVLTGLAHGTAGIALALARLGRATGHARFTAAAVEAAAYEDALYDDGAGNWPDLRWDPHTFADGWCHGGPGIALARLDPPDDAAAAPRWRTDAARGLRVAAGAPLGRLDHLCCGNLGRALCLVEGGRRLGLDGAVAAGEALAAAVVARARREGGYGLWRRYDGFLAFPGLFQGLAGVGYAFLRIAAPGDVPNVLTLE; translated from the coding sequence ATGACCATCGCCGAACCGCACCCCGCCGCCGCTGCTTCCTCCGGCAACGGGATGGATGACGAGGAACTGCGCGCGGTAGCGGCCGCCGCGGCGCCGCTGTTCGAGCGGCTGGATGGCGCGTACGAGCCAGTGGGTACGGCGGATGACGTTGCGCCCGCCCGCCTGGCGGAGTGGCGCCGCGCCGTCGCGGGAGACGATCCCGAGCGGTTCCGCCGCCGCCTGGCGTGGGACGGGCTGGACGAGGCGCGCGTCCTTCCCGTGCTCGGCTCCGTGCGGCTGCGGGACGGTGTGCCGCTCCCCGCCTGGGCGGACGATCTGCGCGTGATGCTCGCCGCGGGGGACGCGGACACCGCCCCCGCCTTTGTGGACGCGGACGCGCCGATCGCGTTCCAGGACGCGCTGGCCCCGTTCGTCACGGCGGCGTCTGCAAAGGTGCAGGAGCGGGTGGACTTCGGCGGGTTCACGTCGGAAGCGCGGGGCCGGGTGGAGCGCGCGCTGCTGCAGCGCCTGTTCACCGTCGCGGGACCGGTGCTGCTGCAGGAGTTCAACATCTTCCGCCACCCGCGGCTTTCCGCGCTGGACCGCCTGTTCCAGGTGGCCACGGGCCGCATCGGGCGCGAAGTGTACGCCGCGTTCGTGGCGGAACTGCGCGCGGGCGGATGGCGCGCGCTGCTCGTCCGTCATCCCGTCCTCGCCCGGCTGATGTCCGTTGTGTGGCGGCACTGGATCGACGCCACGGTGGAGATGGTGGAGCGGCTTCGCGCGGACGCCCCCGCGCTGGAGACCGCGTTCGGCGCGCGCGGGGCGGTGACGGGCGTGCACACCGGGCTTTCCGACGCGCACCGGGGCGGCCGGTCGGTGTCCATCCTGACCTTCTCGTCCGGCGCGCGGGTCGTCTACAAGCCGCGCGATGTGGCGGGCGAGCGGGTGTGGGCGGAACTGCTGGCCGCCTTTCAGGACGCGGCTCCCGCGGGCGGGCTGCGGCCGGCGCAGGTCATCGACCGTGGCGGATACGGATGGATGGAGTGCGTGGAATCCGCCACCTGCGACACACAGGCGGAGGCGGATGCCTATCACGAGCGGCTGGGAATTCTGCTGGCGCTGACGTACGCGCTGGGCACCAACGACTGCCATTACGAGAACCTGGTCGCGTCCGGCGCGCATCCCGTGCTGGTGGATCTGGAAACGCTGCTGCATCCCGTGGTGGACCCGCGGCTCCCCGGCGCGCCCAGCCGCGTGCGCCTGGACGAGTCGGTGCTGCGGACGGGGTTTCTGCCCTACTGGATGGGGACGGAGGCCGGGCTCGCCTTTGACGTCAGCGGGCTGGGCGCGGTGGATGCGCAGCCTTCGCGGCGCCCGGTGCCGGAATGGCGGCGGCCCAACACGGACCTGATGGAACTGGCGCTGGAGCACCGGGAGCGCGAGCCGGGGCCCAATGCGCCCACGCTGCGCGGCCAGCCGCTGCTGCCCGAGCACTTTCAGGACGCCATCTCGCGGGGATTCCGCGCCGGCTACCACGCCGCCGCCGAGCGCCTTCCCGCGCTGCTGCCGCGCCTGGAGCCGCTGCGCGTGCGGATGGTCATCCGCCCCACCTACGCCTACTACCTGGCCATGCAGGCCGCCGCCACCCCCGACGCGCTGCGGGACGGCGTGCTGCGTTCGATCCGCCTGGACGGCTTGGTGGGGGACTACCTGGCGTTCGATGCGCCGCCCGCCAACTGGCCCGCGCTGGCGGCGGAGCGCATTGCGCTGGAAGTGCAGGACGCGCCGCACTTTACCGCCGCCGCAACGGACGCGGCGCTGGAAACGGAGCTGGGGCCGCTGGATGGCGTGATCCTCCGCCCCGCGCTGGACGACGTGCGCGCGCGGCTTGCCCGCATGGGCGCGGACGACCTGGGTGTGCAGGTGGGGACGGTGCTCGCCTCGCTGGATACGCGCACGGAGATGGAGTCGCACGCCCCGTCCACCGCGCCGGCGAGCGGGTCCGTCGCCGTCCCGCCGCTGTCGGGAGATGAACTGCTCGCGCAGGCGCTGGAGATCGGGGCGGCGCTGCGGCGCGCCGCCATCCGCGGGGTGGACGGCACGCCGTACTGGCTGTCGCTGCGGCGTAACGCGGCGCTGGGCAAGTTCCGCATCGAGGTCAGCGGGCCGGACCTGTTCGAGGGACGGGCGGGGATCGCGCTCTTTTTCGCCGCGCTCGCCCGCGCCACGGGGGACGCGGAGGCGCGGAGCACGGCGACCGAACTGCTGCACGCGCTGGCGGCGGAGGTGGACGCGGTGGCCGCCGCGCCGGACCGTCTGGGCGTGCCCCAGCACGGGCTGGCGGGGATGGCCGGGCTGGCGTACGCGCTCCCCCGCGCGGCGGGGCTGCTGAACGCGCCGGCGCTCGCCCACGCGCCGGTGGAACGGCTGCTGGACGTGCTGGAGCCCGCGTCGCTGCTGGATTCGCGGTCGTTCGACCTGATTGGCGGGGGCGCGGGGACGCTGCTCTCGCTGCTGGGCGCGGGGGACCGGGCGCTGCCCTTTGCCGCCGCGTGCGGTGACGCGCTGCTGGAGGGGCGCGTGCGGATGGCGGACGGCCGGCGCGCCTGGCCCACGCTGGAAAACCGCGTGCTGACCGGCCTGGCGCACGGCACCGCGGGGATCGCGCTGGCCCTCGCACGGCTGGGGCGCGCGACGGGTCACGCGCGCTTTACCGCCGCCGCCGTGGAGGCCGCCGCGTACGAGGACGCGCTGTACGATGACGGGGCGGGGAACTGGCCGGACCTGCGCTGGGACCCGCACACCTTTGCGGACGGCTGGTGCCACGGCGGGCCGGGGATCGCGCTGGCGCGGCTGGACCCGCCGGACGACGCGGCCGCCGCCCCGCGCTGGCGTACGGACGCGGCGCGCGGACTTCGGGTGGCGGCCGGCGCGCCCTTGGGCCGGCTGGATCACCTGTGCTGCGGCAACCTGGGCCGCGCGCTCTGCCTGGTGGAAGGGGGCCGCCGCCTGGGGCTGGACGGCGCCGTCGCGGCGGGCGAGGCGCTGGCCGCGGCGGTCGTGGCGCGCGCGCGGCGCGAGGGCGGCTACGGCCTGTGGCGCCGCTACGACGGATTCCTCGCCTTTCCCGGCCTGTTTCAGGGCCTCGCCGGCGTCGGCTACGCGTTCCTGCGCATCGCCGCGCCGGGCGACGTGCCGAACGTGCTCACGCTGGAGTAG
- the lanM gene encoding type 2 lanthipeptide synthetase LanM, whose protein sequence is MTLAWPAAQTVDDSLRPRGNRVDDSDLRRMAAGAAPLFDRIGGPYEAVPGTEAAARRNLAAWRDTLARGDEAFARRLAWDGLSEESVLPALGPVRLRDGMPLPAWAEDLRHILEAVERFDPAAAPPRDAAELAVPFEDAMAPFVASAAEAVRARTSVAALGPAAWGALERALLHRLFTLCAHTLQPEFTVFRHGRLSALDRLAQTMSGDVRRDVYDEFVAGLRAGGWRRTLLDYPVLGRLIVTVWRQWVDTTAELADRLAADAAALAAEFGAEGRVSTLRASLSDAHRGGRMVAVLAFDNGVRVVYKPRPVSGERVWEELLRRFEDVAPGGELRPAHAVDRGGYGWMECMDARPCATEGEAEDYHERLGIILALTYALGTNDCHYENLVAAGAFPVLVDLETLMHPVHASPVDGVDFKMSLAESVLRTGLLPFWMQSDDGRAFDISAVGAVESQPARQASPRWNHPNTDLMALEFTAVKLAPGQNVPRLEGRTLTPEAYAEAVARGFHRAYEAARVRLPALLAEDGELGEIRRLRLRLLLRPTFGYALALQGATEPDALRDAVVRSIRIDAMAQPFVEEERRPAGWPLLRAERAALEQQDCPHFVAPVGSSLVETEFGPAAGIVAASCLDDLDARLARLSDRDRRRQAGIVLAALDSRGAADEHAPAAPAEDFHPARPAGEGGDALLDGAVRIGAEIMDAAVPGPSGAPYWLCLHRMASLGKLRVESVNVDLFEGRAGIALFLAALAKVTGDPAPRAMVQALFRPLEDEARLLLPAPARAGMLLNGITGLAGLLYGAPAAATLLGEPLAARGVADAVLEWMGPDRIHLESAPDLFGGHAGSIVSLLHAARLPGMERALEYAAARGDHLLATRTGTGPRAWAGEDGTMLTGLSHGAAGIALALLRLADATGDARYRDAAVEAMAWENARFSAEAGNWPDLRAVDGAPAFADAWCHGGPGIAASRLVALAQGAGDDALRDVRAGVEVARRAELGAVDHVCCGGMGRALLLFEAGRALREDALRDEGRGRAAQIVARADARGGYGLWRRYDGFLAFPGLFQGLSGIGHALLRMAAPEHVPSLLVLE, encoded by the coding sequence ATGACGCTCGCCTGGCCCGCCGCGCAAACCGTGGACGACTCCCTCCGCCCGCGCGGCAACCGCGTGGACGACTCGGACCTCCGCCGCATGGCCGCGGGCGCCGCGCCGCTGTTCGACCGCATCGGCGGCCCGTACGAGGCCGTGCCCGGCACCGAGGCGGCGGCGCGCCGCAACCTGGCCGCGTGGCGCGACACCCTGGCGCGCGGCGACGAGGCGTTCGCCCGGCGGCTGGCGTGGGACGGGCTGAGCGAAGAAAGCGTGCTCCCTGCGCTGGGCCCCGTGCGCCTGCGCGACGGCATGCCGCTCCCCGCGTGGGCGGAGGACCTGCGCCACATCCTGGAGGCGGTCGAGAGGTTCGATCCCGCCGCCGCGCCGCCCCGGGACGCGGCGGAACTCGCCGTGCCCTTCGAGGACGCGATGGCGCCGTTTGTGGCGTCCGCGGCGGAGGCGGTGCGGGCGCGCACCTCCGTCGCCGCGCTGGGCCCGGCGGCGTGGGGCGCGCTGGAGCGGGCGCTTCTGCACCGGCTCTTTACCCTGTGCGCGCACACGCTGCAGCCGGAGTTCACCGTCTTTCGCCACGGGCGCCTTTCCGCGCTGGACCGGCTGGCCCAGACCATGTCCGGCGACGTGCGGCGCGACGTGTACGACGAGTTCGTCGCCGGGCTGCGGGCGGGCGGATGGCGCCGCACCCTGCTCGACTATCCCGTGCTGGGACGGCTGATCGTCACCGTCTGGCGCCAGTGGGTGGACACGACGGCGGAGCTGGCGGACCGGCTGGCGGCGGACGCGGCTGCGCTGGCGGCGGAGTTCGGCGCGGAGGGCCGGGTGTCCACCCTGCGCGCCTCGCTTTCCGACGCGCACCGTGGCGGGCGGATGGTGGCGGTGCTCGCGTTCGACAACGGCGTGCGCGTGGTCTACAAGCCGCGCCCGGTGAGTGGCGAGCGCGTGTGGGAGGAACTCCTCCGTCGGTTTGAGGACGTGGCGCCCGGCGGCGAACTGCGCCCCGCGCACGCCGTCGATCGTGGTGGATACGGGTGGATGGAGTGCATGGACGCCCGCCCCTGCGCCACGGAGGGGGAGGCGGAGGACTACCACGAGCGGCTGGGGATCATCCTGGCGCTGACCTACGCGCTGGGGACCAACGACTGCCACTACGAGAACCTGGTTGCGGCCGGCGCCTTTCCCGTGCTGGTGGATCTGGAAACGCTGATGCACCCCGTCCATGCCTCCCCCGTGGACGGCGTGGACTTCAAGATGAGCCTGGCGGAGTCGGTGCTGCGGACCGGGCTGCTCCCCTTCTGGATGCAGTCGGATGACGGGCGCGCCTTCGACATCAGCGCGGTGGGGGCGGTGGAATCGCAGCCGGCGCGGCAGGCGTCGCCCCGGTGGAATCATCCCAACACCGACCTGATGGCGCTGGAGTTCACCGCGGTCAAGCTGGCGCCCGGGCAGAACGTGCCGCGGCTGGAGGGGCGGACGCTCACCCCCGAGGCGTACGCGGAGGCGGTCGCCCGCGGCTTTCACCGCGCGTACGAGGCGGCGCGGGTGCGGCTCCCCGCGCTGCTGGCGGAAGACGGCGAACTGGGGGAGATCCGCCGTCTGCGGCTGCGCCTCCTCCTGCGCCCGACGTTCGGGTACGCGCTGGCGCTGCAGGGCGCGACGGAGCCGGACGCGCTGCGCGACGCCGTGGTGCGCTCCATCCGCATCGACGCCATGGCCCAGCCCTTTGTGGAGGAGGAGCGGCGCCCCGCCGGCTGGCCGCTGCTCCGCGCTGAACGCGCCGCGCTGGAGCAGCAGGACTGCCCGCACTTTGTGGCGCCCGTCGGTTCATCGCTGGTGGAAACGGAGTTCGGCCCGGCGGCGGGGATCGTGGCGGCCTCGTGCCTGGATGACCTGGACGCGCGCCTGGCCCGCCTTTCCGACCGCGACCGGCGGCGGCAGGCGGGGATCGTTCTGGCCGCGCTGGACTCGCGCGGCGCGGCGGACGAGCACGCCCCGGCGGCCCCGGCGGAGGATTTTCATCCCGCGCGCCCGGCGGGGGAGGGCGGGGACGCGCTGCTGGACGGGGCCGTGCGCATCGGCGCGGAGATCATGGACGCGGCGGTGCCGGGGCCGAGCGGCGCGCCGTACTGGCTCTGCCTCCACCGGATGGCGTCGCTCGGCAAGCTGCGCGTGGAATCGGTGAATGTGGACCTGTTCGAGGGGCGCGCGGGGATCGCCCTCTTTCTGGCCGCGCTGGCGAAGGTCACGGGCGATCCCGCGCCTCGTGCCATGGTGCAGGCGCTCTTCCGCCCGCTGGAGGATGAGGCGCGGCTGCTGCTGCCCGCCCCCGCCCGCGCGGGGATGCTGCTGAACGGAATCACCGGGCTGGCCGGGCTGCTGTACGGCGCGCCCGCCGCCGCCACCCTGCTGGGCGAGCCGCTGGCCGCGCGCGGCGTAGCGGACGCGGTGCTGGAGTGGATGGGGCCGGACCGCATTCACCTGGAATCGGCGCCGGACCTGTTCGGCGGCCACGCGGGATCCATCGTCTCGCTGCTGCACGCCGCCCGCCTTCCGGGAATGGAGCGCGCGCTGGAGTACGCCGCGGCGCGGGGCGACCATCTGCTGGCCACGCGTACCGGCACCGGCCCGCGCGCCTGGGCGGGGGAGGACGGGACGATGCTTACCGGCCTTTCTCACGGCGCGGCGGGGATCGCGCTCGCCCTGCTGCGCCTGGCGGATGCGACGGGCGACGCGCGCTACCGCGACGCCGCGGTGGAGGCGATGGCGTGGGAGAACGCCCGCTTCAGCGCGGAGGCGGGCAACTGGCCGGACCTGCGCGCCGTGGACGGCGCCCCCGCCTTTGCGGACGCGTGGTGCCACGGAGGACCCGGCATCGCCGCCTCGCGGCTGGTCGCGCTCGCGCAGGGCGCGGGGGACGATGCCCTGCGCGACGTACGGGCCGGGGTGGAGGTGGCGCGCCGCGCGGAGCTGGGCGCGGTGGACCACGTGTGCTGCGGCGGAATGGGGCGCGCGCTCCTCCTGTTCGAAGCCGGCCGCGCCCTGCGTGAGGACGCGCTGCGCGATGAGGGGCGCGGGCGCGCGGCGCAGATCGTGGCGCGGGCGGACGCGCGCGGCGGCTACGGCCTGTGGCGCCGCTACGACGGATTTCTCGCCTTTCCCGGCCTGTTTCAGGGCCTTTCAGGGATCGGGCACGCGCTGCTGCGCATGGCCGCGCCGGAGCACGTCCCCTCGCTTCTTGTTCTGGAATGA